The following coding sequences are from one Arthrobacter sp. PvP023 window:
- a CDS encoding oligosaccharide flippase family protein — protein sequence MTAGRGGGRVLKGALWGYGAQIMTILFQLGYAVVVSRLAGATEFGVYSVALSITALISLIANGGMSQAVARLMDLDKRVVGALTSFALILGVAVAAITFFTADFWASLWDVPDAADTIRWLSVSAILSPMFSLLTGLARRTGQFSRLATVTVSSNLIGMLLGIAAVAAWGNASSLVVSAVSAQALLVAWLSVEYRGYLGLRRLSTALPHVAFSLKLVVAGILQYAVGNLGKWSATRSFGAPVMGQWNRAEVLTTIPMQQAQSAMVQAVYPEFRHDVGSSVRAKAVWAEMLLMVAWLSAPAGMILAIVAPFLIPLILGFEWTQAAQFAVPLSIGVAIQPVSVLLASALESLGSFRRIWLTDIVLFILQIILVLSMLAANDVSIVIWGIALTNGARLLIHSTIAIRIGYLDGRTFIFGLLKVFAGCGVIIVFCKLLVFTVTLGAEGGSQSLTGWIVSGAAIAGALASVVLCWRFFPPVTLATKYGLIAPKEHP from the coding sequence GTGACGGCGGGACGTGGAGGCGGTCGTGTCCTGAAGGGTGCCTTGTGGGGTTACGGCGCCCAAATCATGACGATCCTGTTTCAACTTGGGTATGCGGTTGTCGTTTCAAGGTTGGCTGGTGCGACTGAGTTCGGCGTCTACAGCGTGGCACTGTCAATAACAGCCCTGATTTCTCTCATTGCAAACGGAGGCATGTCTCAGGCCGTGGCGCGGCTGATGGACTTGGACAAGAGGGTGGTGGGTGCACTCACCTCCTTTGCTTTGATTTTGGGCGTCGCTGTGGCGGCCATTACATTCTTTACAGCGGACTTTTGGGCGTCTCTTTGGGACGTACCGGACGCCGCAGACACCATCAGATGGCTCAGCGTAAGCGCAATCTTGTCCCCGATGTTCTCTTTGCTCACAGGATTGGCTCGTCGGACAGGCCAATTCTCTCGTCTAGCCACTGTCACGGTCAGCTCTAATCTCATAGGTATGCTGCTTGGAATCGCTGCTGTCGCGGCTTGGGGAAATGCGTCCTCGCTTGTAGTGTCCGCCGTGTCAGCCCAAGCACTCCTGGTCGCCTGGCTGTCCGTGGAATACCGAGGCTATCTCGGGCTCCGCCGACTATCAACGGCCCTGCCCCACGTCGCGTTTAGCCTAAAACTCGTGGTCGCCGGAATTCTTCAGTACGCGGTGGGAAATCTGGGCAAATGGTCTGCAACGCGCTCATTCGGCGCCCCGGTGATGGGGCAATGGAACCGAGCTGAGGTCTTGACGACTATTCCCATGCAACAAGCGCAGTCGGCAATGGTTCAGGCCGTCTATCCGGAGTTCCGCCACGATGTAGGAAGCTCTGTTCGCGCGAAGGCCGTCTGGGCCGAAATGCTACTCATGGTTGCATGGCTGTCAGCACCCGCCGGCATGATTCTCGCAATTGTCGCCCCGTTCCTAATTCCGCTTATATTGGGATTCGAATGGACTCAAGCGGCCCAATTTGCCGTTCCGCTTTCAATTGGAGTGGCGATTCAACCAGTCAGCGTGCTGTTGGCGAGTGCTCTTGAGTCGTTAGGCAGTTTTCGCAGAATCTGGCTGACAGATATCGTTCTCTTCATTCTGCAGATAATTCTAGTTCTCTCGATGCTGGCAGCTAATGATGTTTCCATTGTGATCTGGGGAATTGCTCTGACAAATGGAGCGCGCTTGTTGATTCACAGCACTATAGCGATACGCATTGGCTACTTGGATGGACGCACATTTATTTTCGGTCTACTCAAAGTTTTTGCCGGGTGCGGGGTGATCATTGTATTCTGCAAGCTCCTAGTGTTCACTGTAACGCTAGGAGCCGAAGGGGGCAGCCAAAGCCTCACCGGATGGATTGTCAGTGGGGCGGCCATCGCAGGGGCGCTAGCTTCAGTCGTCCTATGCTGGAGATTTTTCCCACCGGTAACGTTAGCCACCAAGTATGGCCTCATTGCACCTAAGGAGCATCCGTGA
- a CDS encoding DUF6625 family protein has product MNTVDDTLAAKPRCVIFAVYFGQLPSYFDVFLRSVELNAEIDFLLVTDQTIAWKPNNLQVEQMDLDEFSEMSSKALGMPVVMPRPYKVCDFRPAFGHIFESYIQGYSHWGHCDLDVIFGDILGVIPQEAFSSYAKILIRGNFAIYQNTPAANAWYRTVLPDVDYRRVFSTPNPFHFDESAGILRILRHLDVSIWNEECIFNIEWEQFRMRAVGSAPGYHSYVWRNGRILEYSGASGSKILVREGLLIHLMKRQMAAPQFDVRNAEQIAIGPDRFYPYQEPALPTRPFNWDFMLAWSGARHHFRRLKRRFSKRGDLRPLA; this is encoded by the coding sequence GTGAATACTGTCGACGATACATTGGCTGCGAAACCGAGATGCGTTATCTTTGCGGTCTATTTCGGGCAACTTCCCTCTTATTTCGATGTCTTTCTGCGTAGTGTGGAGCTGAACGCAGAGATCGACTTCCTGCTGGTTACTGATCAAACCATTGCCTGGAAACCAAACAATCTCCAGGTCGAGCAGATGGACCTCGATGAATTCAGCGAGATGTCCAGTAAGGCACTAGGAATGCCAGTAGTGATGCCTAGGCCATACAAGGTATGTGATTTTCGCCCTGCTTTCGGCCACATTTTTGAGAGCTATATCCAAGGTTATTCTCACTGGGGCCACTGTGATTTGGATGTCATTTTCGGGGACATTCTTGGCGTTATTCCGCAGGAAGCATTCTCTTCATATGCAAAAATTCTTATAAGGGGAAATTTTGCAATTTATCAAAATACGCCTGCCGCCAACGCATGGTACAGGACCGTGCTTCCTGACGTAGACTACCGCCGGGTTTTCTCAACTCCGAACCCTTTCCATTTTGATGAATCTGCAGGTATCCTCCGCATACTTCGCCACCTTGATGTCTCCATTTGGAATGAAGAATGCATCTTCAATATCGAATGGGAGCAATTCAGGATGCGCGCGGTGGGCTCGGCGCCGGGATATCACTCATACGTATGGCGGAATGGCCGTATTCTTGAGTACTCCGGTGCGTCAGGCTCTAAAATTCTGGTCAGGGAAGGCCTTCTCATCCACTTGATGAAGCGACAGATGGCGGCGCCGCAGTTTGACGTGCGAAATGCAGAGCAGATCGCTATTGGGCCCGATAGATTCTACCCATACCAAGAACCAGCACTCCCGACTCGTCCATTCAACTGGGATTTCATGCTTGCCTGGTCTGGGGCCAGACACCATTTCAGAAGACTCAAACGCCGGTTCTCTAAGCGTGGCGACTTGCGTCCTCTTGCCTGA
- a CDS encoding DapH/DapD/GlmU-related protein, with translation MVKTARWIVRFCRSFWLSRRGVSAGPNLVTQGRILVYRSKGSRIELGARIVLNARPGKNTLEARGPVILRTFRPGAEIIVGDDSGLTSCTISSGLSVELGRRVLLGGGVVITDSDHHVVDIASGRRFAGLPHAANDRPVKIGDDVFIGARSIILKGVEIGNGSVIGAGSVVSASIPAGVVAAGNPCTVLRPLREAGQ, from the coding sequence ATGGTTAAGACCGCTCGGTGGATCGTTCGCTTTTGTCGTAGTTTTTGGCTATCACGCCGTGGAGTCTCGGCCGGGCCAAATCTTGTGACACAAGGGCGAATCCTCGTCTATCGATCAAAAGGCTCCCGAATCGAGCTCGGTGCACGCATCGTCCTCAACGCCCGTCCAGGGAAGAACACCCTCGAAGCTCGTGGTCCCGTCATCCTTAGAACCTTCCGTCCGGGTGCAGAAATAATAGTTGGCGACGACTCCGGACTGACCAGCTGCACCATTTCGTCTGGCCTGAGTGTAGAGCTGGGGCGTCGAGTGCTACTCGGCGGAGGGGTTGTCATCACAGATTCGGATCATCACGTCGTCGACATAGCAAGCGGACGGCGATTTGCCGGACTTCCGCACGCCGCGAACGATCGGCCTGTGAAGATTGGTGACGATGTGTTTATCGGCGCGCGAAGCATCATTCTGAAGGGTGTCGAGATTGGGAATGGCTCGGTGATCGGTGCTGGATCCGTGGTATCGGCCTCCATACCGGCTGGTGTTGTCGCCGCTGGCAACCCTTGCACCGTCCTACGCCCGCTTCGCGAAGCGGGTCAGTGA
- a CDS encoding glycosyltransferase family 4 protein, with protein MHIGFCGPATLEALSDLVNEPIKIQGYPFRGSATLIREYLALGHRVTLFTTSPDITENAVFSGPNLRIVAVPTRSRGHKRAFDFFAEERKSLVTCIRREHPDVLHANWTYEFGLAARQSGIPTVVTVHDWAPSVARTNKHPYWYFRWLMQIRCLLYGGALTAPSEYIAARVSRAFRKSCVVIPNGIDIASFRVDVEHATATTVRIGMLNVGFSERKNVRCALMAWAKIRHLHPTATLVAAGPGYEHGGEAHRWATANNLATQVNFVGNIGPNSVPDWFASLNAFLHPSIEESFGMVLLEAMAAGVPVIAGQKSGAVPAVTGGNAFLTDVTSSTALASDLHRVLADDGLRSELSAKGRLWSEKFSVSASANRFIEVLGAAAARG; from the coding sequence TTGCACATAGGATTCTGCGGTCCTGCCACACTCGAAGCCCTTAGTGACCTCGTCAACGAACCGATCAAGATCCAAGGCTATCCCTTCCGTGGTTCAGCAACCTTGATCCGGGAATATTTGGCCTTGGGGCATCGAGTGACCCTCTTCACCACTTCCCCTGACATCACGGAGAACGCTGTATTTAGCGGGCCGAATCTAAGGATCGTCGCAGTTCCAACGAGATCCAGGGGGCACAAGCGCGCCTTTGACTTCTTCGCTGAGGAGAGGAAGTCCCTCGTTACATGCATACGACGGGAACATCCCGACGTTCTACACGCAAACTGGACGTATGAATTTGGTCTCGCTGCACGCCAAAGCGGCATACCGACAGTTGTCACGGTCCATGATTGGGCGCCCAGTGTCGCTCGGACCAATAAACACCCGTACTGGTATTTTCGTTGGTTAATGCAAATAAGGTGTCTTCTCTACGGTGGTGCACTTACAGCGCCGTCTGAGTACATCGCTGCCAGAGTCTCCAGAGCATTCCGAAAATCCTGCGTTGTGATTCCTAATGGAATTGACATCGCGTCATTCCGTGTAGACGTCGAACATGCGACTGCTACGACGGTCCGAATTGGGATGCTCAATGTTGGATTTAGCGAACGGAAAAATGTTCGATGTGCGCTGATGGCTTGGGCCAAAATAAGGCACCTGCATCCCACCGCAACCCTCGTGGCCGCAGGCCCCGGCTATGAGCACGGGGGCGAAGCACATCGGTGGGCAACTGCCAACAATTTAGCGACCCAGGTAAACTTCGTAGGGAATATCGGCCCCAATTCCGTGCCGGACTGGTTCGCATCCTTGAACGCCTTTCTTCATCCCAGCATCGAAGAATCATTTGGAATGGTACTCCTCGAAGCGATGGCAGCGGGAGTACCAGTGATCGCCGGTCAGAAGTCCGGCGCCGTCCCCGCTGTAACGGGGGGTAACGCCTTCCTTACAGATGTGACCTCAAGTACGGCTCTCGCATCAGACCTACACCGCGTTTTAGCGGATGACGGCCTGCGCAGCGAATTGTCTGCCAAGGGGCGTCTTTGGAGCGAAAAGTTTTCTGTCTCGGCCTCAGCCAATAGATTTATCGAAGTCCTTGGAGCGGCCGCAGCAAGAGGATGA
- a CDS encoding glycosyltransferase family 2 protein, whose translation MKFHIIVASHNRRQTTIQSLSSLFAAGDSAGVETRVVLFDDGSKDQTASSVLEMFPSVTVIPGSGSTYWAKSMHQAEKRVLNDAENRIDDAQDYIVWLNDDVVLDIDALSRAIQTLENHPDAILACAMRDPESLQTTYSGFKREGRHPLRLSIVEPGAEVRPIDTFNGNLVLVPGHVARRLGSIDGEYAHALADIDYGYRAKLAGMPVLLAAGTFGTCPRNPPSPAMSLKSMWKSFVGVKGGGHPKSLLRILRLGAPRLFPLFFGATYVLWWARALRDGIMSSVSQATRKNTNAS comes from the coding sequence TTGAAGTTTCACATTATTGTAGCCAGTCACAATCGTCGACAAACAACCATCCAATCGCTGTCTTCTCTCTTTGCTGCAGGTGATTCTGCGGGTGTTGAGACGCGTGTGGTTCTCTTCGATGATGGATCCAAGGATCAAACCGCCAGTTCAGTACTTGAGATGTTCCCCAGCGTCACTGTGATTCCAGGCAGCGGATCGACATACTGGGCTAAAAGTATGCACCAAGCGGAAAAGCGCGTCCTAAACGACGCAGAAAATCGAATCGATGACGCCCAAGACTATATTGTCTGGCTCAACGACGATGTAGTCCTGGATATCGATGCGCTGAGCAGAGCCATTCAGACTCTGGAGAACCATCCGGATGCGATACTTGCCTGCGCAATGCGGGATCCCGAAAGCCTTCAGACCACGTATTCTGGCTTCAAAAGGGAGGGCCGCCATCCCCTCCGGCTGAGCATTGTCGAGCCTGGAGCGGAGGTGCGGCCAATAGACACGTTTAACGGTAACCTCGTTTTGGTTCCCGGCCACGTCGCAAGGAGGCTAGGATCGATCGATGGTGAATACGCCCATGCTCTAGCAGACATTGACTACGGGTACCGAGCCAAGCTAGCCGGAATGCCGGTATTATTGGCCGCCGGAACTTTCGGAACGTGCCCCAGAAATCCGCCATCGCCGGCGATGAGCCTGAAAAGTATGTGGAAGTCTTTTGTCGGAGTCAAGGGCGGCGGACACCCGAAGTCACTGCTAAGGATCCTCCGCCTTGGGGCACCAAGGTTGTTTCCACTTTTTTTTGGTGCGACGTACGTCCTGTGGTGGGCACGAGCACTTCGTGATGGGATCATGAGCAGCGTATCTCAAGCTACTAGAAAGAACACTAATGCTTCATGA
- a CDS encoding glycosyltransferase has translation MTKVVILQEYVPTYRIGFFSRLVDSASREGIEVVVAAGHPNSSQAKRGDSGTAPFVVPISQREMRLGGRRLVFRNTFQVAKGADLLVLEQARRNLDAYLLFLPRFLRKNSWALWGHGRDYVESRSRFSTWLQSAITRRSDWFFAYTSGGAGHVERLPYPAGQITTVMNAIDTAAMRGRIQRVDSRQIADFRQRFQINGRVVSFIGALDASKRIPFLLESIRLLNVTGSEVSFVIAGDGPLRHELMDLASDLPNVHFVGRADDEMKHLILSMTHLLVVPGRVGLIAVDSLAAGVPIVTTNWAFHAPEFEYLKDGVTSRIVNNDVEDYALAIEELLQDEVLRERLSRNSLSEGDGLGAEQMAQNFLEGILAALNRGANN, from the coding sequence ATGACCAAGGTTGTGATCCTTCAAGAATATGTGCCGACCTACAGAATCGGGTTCTTTTCGCGCCTTGTCGACAGTGCCTCTAGAGAGGGTATCGAAGTTGTGGTCGCCGCAGGGCACCCCAATAGCTCTCAGGCAAAACGCGGAGACAGCGGCACCGCACCGTTCGTGGTTCCTATCTCGCAGCGGGAAATGAGACTAGGCGGGAGACGACTTGTCTTTCGCAACACGTTCCAAGTGGCCAAGGGTGCAGATCTCTTGGTTTTGGAACAGGCGCGACGCAATCTCGACGCCTATCTTCTTTTTCTGCCTCGGTTTCTGAGGAAAAATTCATGGGCGCTTTGGGGACACGGTCGAGATTACGTCGAATCGAGATCACGCTTCTCAACCTGGCTGCAATCCGCAATCACCAGGAGATCAGACTGGTTCTTCGCGTACACGTCTGGGGGGGCCGGCCACGTTGAGCGTCTCCCGTATCCAGCTGGCCAGATTACAACAGTTATGAATGCCATCGATACGGCAGCAATGAGAGGACGGATCCAGCGAGTTGACAGTCGGCAGATAGCAGATTTTCGGCAACGCTTCCAGATCAACGGGAGGGTAGTATCCTTCATCGGCGCCTTGGATGCGTCGAAGCGCATACCCTTTCTCTTGGAATCCATCCGTCTCCTAAATGTCACGGGCTCCGAAGTGTCCTTCGTTATCGCCGGTGACGGACCGTTGCGTCATGAATTGATGGATCTAGCATCCGACTTGCCAAATGTCCACTTCGTCGGTCGGGCGGACGATGAGATGAAACATCTCATACTTTCCATGACGCATCTACTCGTCGTACCAGGTCGCGTCGGACTCATTGCGGTCGATAGCCTTGCAGCAGGTGTCCCAATTGTGACCACAAATTGGGCGTTTCACGCACCGGAGTTTGAGTATCTGAAGGATGGCGTGACCAGCAGGATTGTCAATAATGACGTTGAAGACTATGCGTTGGCCATCGAAGAATTACTGCAAGACGAAGTGCTTCGGGAAAGACTCAGTCGGAACAGTCTGTCAGAGGGAGATGGGCTCGGTGCAGAGCAAATGGCTCAAAACTTTCTCGAGGGGATACTCGCCGCCTTAAATCGAGGAGCAAACAATTGA
- a CDS encoding glycosyltransferase family 4 protein: MRIAVVHSFYSSQVPSGENNVVLAQVSALESRGHDVRLIAQFTDELESSGTYKFRTAINVATQRGTSPLNELLEFKPDVVHVHNLFPNFSKTWVDSWNGPIVATLHNFRPVCAAGTLYRDGRPCTECVDRGSHRSVVNRCYRDSAIASIPLAIQTRSGVRGDALLRRADRIILLADRAQKMFTSLGLEEHRTALLPNFVDQHGFAPHSAPGSNWTYIGRLTNEKGILSLINSWPENQHLRIFGDGPLRAEVESITSLLPHVEYHGSVPSSHVARILSESRGLVFSSEWPEGAPLVYVEALAAGRPVIAREGNSVADDVLAHGTGLVYTDSNQLTSSLLDVTQNWDLFHTRALSRFNETYSMDAWTTKLENLYNSVIERYEQR, translated from the coding sequence TTGAGAATCGCGGTCGTTCATAGCTTCTATTCTTCACAAGTGCCGAGCGGCGAGAACAATGTCGTCTTGGCACAAGTGTCTGCCTTGGAAAGCCGCGGCCACGACGTCCGCTTGATTGCTCAATTCACAGACGAACTTGAATCGAGCGGAACCTACAAATTTCGAACGGCCATCAATGTCGCCACACAACGCGGCACTTCACCCCTCAACGAACTCTTGGAATTCAAGCCAGATGTTGTTCACGTCCACAATCTCTTCCCCAACTTCTCAAAGACGTGGGTCGACTCTTGGAATGGACCGATAGTAGCGACACTTCACAATTTCAGGCCAGTTTGTGCAGCGGGAACGCTTTACCGGGACGGTCGCCCATGCACCGAATGCGTCGATCGAGGTTCCCACAGATCTGTGGTCAACCGCTGTTACCGCGATTCGGCGATTGCCAGCATTCCCTTAGCGATACAGACCAGATCTGGTGTTCGAGGGGATGCCCTGCTTCGCCGCGCCGACCGGATCATCCTGCTGGCAGATCGCGCACAAAAAATGTTCACATCCTTAGGACTCGAAGAACACAGAACAGCTTTGCTGCCCAACTTTGTTGATCAACATGGCTTCGCTCCTCATTCGGCTCCTGGGTCCAATTGGACCTATATCGGCAGGCTGACTAACGAAAAGGGCATCCTTAGCCTTATCAATTCGTGGCCAGAAAACCAACATCTTCGAATTTTCGGTGACGGACCTTTGCGAGCAGAGGTTGAGTCGATAACGTCCCTACTACCGCACGTCGAGTATCACGGAAGCGTCCCTAGCTCCCACGTGGCCAGGATCCTTTCAGAATCACGCGGGTTGGTTTTCTCCAGTGAATGGCCGGAAGGCGCGCCCTTGGTCTACGTCGAGGCGCTGGCGGCGGGCCGCCCCGTTATCGCTAGGGAAGGAAATAGCGTAGCTGACGACGTACTCGCTCACGGAACCGGTCTTGTTTACACAGACTCGAACCAACTCACGTCGAGTCTCTTGGATGTTACACAAAATTGGGATCTCTTCCATACGAGAGCGCTTAGCCGCTTCAATGAGACCTACTCGATGGATGCCTGGACCACCAAACTCGAGAACTTGTACAACAGCGTGATAGAGAGGTATGAGCAAAGATGA
- a CDS encoding polysaccharide biosynthesis tyrosine autokinase: MDLRDYLRILRRNWILIVAATLAGLLVGGASSVLVKPTYTSETQLFVSLQNSGSIQELQQGNTFSQARVQSYVETIGSPIVLQPAIDALGLDITPAALASRVKASTEINTVLITISVSDPSPVQAAAIAEATANSLIHVVDSLEKPKNGGSSPVSLSVIMPAEAPSVPSAPNTRLNLLLGLAFGLALGFGIAFLRTTLDNQIRGEIDLRQVTDAPLLGGIHFDQDATRKPLLTQTRPQSPRAESFRQLRTNLQFANIAGHAKTVLLTSSLPGEGKSTTATNLAIALSQAGQTVCLIDADLRRPMVNEYLGLDRSAGLTTALVGLADVNDLLQPWGDDNLFVLTSGQIPPNPSELLGSGEMKQLIQRLETAFDTVIIDAPPLLPVTDAAVLSQHVGGVVVVVGSQKLRQQDLAKSLAALEMVGSTVLGIVLNRLPVKGPDAYAYSYYGTDEAAAPKTDEGTGLFPGPRRGSARNFEPDLSRTLTSGSHVDVRPPSLFPTSRHD, from the coding sequence TTGGACCTACGCGATTACCTGCGAATCCTACGCCGCAACTGGATACTGATCGTCGCCGCGACGTTGGCTGGCCTGCTCGTGGGAGGTGCTTCCTCTGTTTTAGTTAAGCCGACGTACACATCCGAAACCCAACTCTTCGTCTCGCTTCAGAATTCAGGGTCCATTCAGGAGCTTCAGCAGGGCAATACATTTAGCCAAGCACGTGTGCAATCTTATGTTGAAACTATAGGCTCACCCATCGTGCTACAGCCCGCGATCGATGCCTTGGGCTTGGATATCACTCCTGCGGCCCTCGCATCCCGGGTCAAAGCAAGCACAGAAATCAACACAGTCCTAATTACGATATCTGTATCCGACCCCTCCCCCGTTCAAGCAGCCGCAATTGCTGAAGCAACTGCAAACAGTCTGATTCACGTAGTGGATTCCCTTGAAAAGCCAAAAAACGGAGGAAGCTCGCCGGTGAGTCTTTCTGTAATAATGCCAGCCGAAGCGCCTTCGGTTCCATCAGCCCCAAATACACGTTTGAACCTGCTGCTTGGGTTGGCATTTGGCCTTGCTCTAGGCTTCGGTATTGCATTTCTTCGTACTACTCTTGACAATCAAATTCGTGGAGAAATCGATCTTCGACAGGTAACCGACGCCCCACTATTGGGGGGAATACACTTCGATCAAGATGCCACAAGAAAGCCTCTCCTGACACAGACTCGGCCACAAAGCCCTCGCGCCGAGTCGTTCCGGCAGTTGAGAACCAATTTGCAGTTTGCGAACATTGCCGGACACGCCAAAACCGTCCTGTTGACCTCCTCGCTACCAGGGGAGGGAAAGAGCACTACTGCAACCAACCTCGCCATTGCTTTATCGCAAGCAGGCCAAACAGTTTGCCTGATCGACGCGGACTTGAGACGACCGATGGTCAACGAGTATTTGGGACTTGATCGAAGTGCTGGACTAACAACGGCACTTGTCGGTCTGGCCGATGTGAACGACCTGCTCCAGCCGTGGGGTGATGACAATCTGTTCGTCCTAACATCCGGGCAAATACCCCCAAACCCAAGTGAACTGCTGGGGTCTGGCGAGATGAAACAACTCATTCAGCGCCTTGAGACTGCGTTCGACACGGTGATAATCGACGCCCCGCCCCTCCTCCCCGTCACCGACGCCGCGGTCTTGTCCCAACATGTTGGTGGTGTAGTTGTGGTCGTAGGCTCGCAGAAACTTCGTCAGCAAGATCTTGCCAAATCTCTCGCTGCTCTAGAGATGGTCGGGTCAACCGTTTTGGGCATCGTGCTGAATAGGCTTCCTGTAAAGGGACCGGACGCATATGCCTACAGTTATTACGGCACGGACGAGGCTGCAGCGCCCAAGACGGACGAAGGCACTGGATTATTTCCGGGACCGAGGCGTGGATCGGCCCGAAATTTTGAACCAGATCTGTCGCGAACCTTGACCAGCGGCAGTCACGTTGACGTTAGGCCACCAAGTCTGTTTCCAACAAGTCGTCATGACTAA
- a CDS encoding Lrp/AsnC family transcriptional regulator, producing MAETEADQVPVPLDDVDRNIIAELTRDGRMSITQVAENVHISRAHAYTRIARLTGEGVLTKFTALVDPIKAGLKSSAYVTLKVRQHSWRELRELLRAIPEVHHIALVGGDFDVILLVRAVDNVDLRRVIFDQLQSMPGVLDTQTFLVFEDVDTR from the coding sequence ATGGCAGAAACAGAGGCGGACCAGGTGCCGGTGCCGCTGGATGACGTGGACCGGAACATCATTGCGGAGCTGACCCGGGACGGGCGGATGTCCATCACGCAGGTGGCCGAGAACGTGCACATCTCGAGGGCGCACGCGTATACGCGGATCGCCAGGCTGACCGGCGAGGGTGTGCTGACCAAGTTCACGGCGCTGGTTGATCCTATTAAGGCGGGGCTCAAGTCCTCCGCCTACGTAACGCTGAAGGTGAGGCAGCATTCCTGGCGCGAGCTTCGCGAGCTTCTTAGGGCCATCCCGGAGGTGCACCACATAGCACTGGTGGGCGGGGACTTTGACGTCATCCTGCTTGTGCGCGCCGTGGACAACGTGGACCTGCGCCGCGTGATCTTCGACCAGCTGCAATCAATGCCTGGGGTGTTAGATACGCAGACGTTCCTAGTGTTTGAGGACGTGGATACGCGGTAA
- the pdhA gene encoding pyruvate dehydrogenase (acetyl-transferring) E1 component subunit alpha, giving the protein MTISADQTALGQESPEQPAGTQLTEDAAAEAVRKFGITVEDYMLPARHQIQMVDQDGTLNPHTEQGAQPGHEYALPGDAELLAAYEQLVVGRRVNDQNSALVRQGRMAVYPSSHGQEACQVAAALCLAEGDWIFPTYRDSVAVMARGVDPVQTMTLFRGDWHNGYDPLKHKVGIQCTPLTTQLLHAVGVAHAAKLRGEDTVVLAMCGDGATSEGDFHEALNFAAVFHLPVIFFVQNNQYAISVPLAHQSVAPSLAHKAVGYGMAGERVDGNDVVALLAVLGRAVKLAREGSGPLLVEAHTYRMQAHTNADDATRYRQDSEVAQWVARDPLKRMQTYLTDRGLLDDDGAARIAEKAEQVATQLRDGLGEDVPVDPQDLFRYVFSTPTPQLKEQSALLADEISRDEAAK; this is encoded by the coding sequence ATGACGATCTCCGCGGACCAGACCGCCCTCGGGCAGGAATCTCCGGAACAGCCGGCCGGGACCCAGCTGACTGAAGACGCCGCCGCCGAGGCGGTGCGCAAGTTCGGCATCACGGTGGAGGACTACATGCTGCCGGCCCGCCACCAGATCCAGATGGTGGACCAGGACGGGACCCTGAACCCCCACACCGAGCAGGGCGCCCAGCCCGGCCACGAATACGCATTACCGGGCGACGCCGAACTGCTGGCTGCGTATGAACAGTTGGTCGTCGGCCGCCGCGTCAACGACCAGAACTCCGCCCTGGTGCGCCAGGGCCGGATGGCCGTCTACCCCTCCAGTCACGGCCAGGAGGCCTGCCAGGTGGCGGCCGCCCTTTGCCTCGCGGAGGGCGACTGGATCTTCCCCACTTACCGCGACTCCGTGGCCGTGATGGCCCGCGGCGTGGACCCCGTCCAAACCATGACTCTCTTCCGCGGCGACTGGCACAACGGCTACGACCCCCTCAAACACAAGGTGGGCATCCAGTGCACCCCGCTCACCACCCAGCTGCTTCACGCTGTCGGCGTCGCCCATGCCGCCAAACTCCGTGGCGAGGACACCGTCGTCCTAGCCATGTGCGGAGACGGTGCCACCAGCGAAGGCGACTTCCATGAGGCGCTCAACTTCGCGGCCGTCTTCCACCTGCCCGTCATTTTCTTCGTGCAGAACAACCAGTACGCCATCTCGGTGCCGCTGGCCCACCAGTCAGTGGCGCCGTCGCTGGCACACAAAGCCGTGGGCTACGGCATGGCAGGCGAACGTGTGGACGGCAACGACGTCGTCGCTCTCCTCGCCGTGCTGGGCCGCGCCGTCAAGCTGGCCCGCGAAGGCTCCGGCCCGCTCCTGGTGGAGGCACACACCTACCGCATGCAGGCCCACACCAACGCCGATGATGCCACCCGCTACCGCCAGGACAGCGAAGTGGCCCAGTGGGTGGCCCGGGATCCCCTGAAGCGGATGCAGACCTACCTGACTGACCGCGGACTGCTGGACGACGACGGCGCCGCCCGGATCGCGGAGAAAGCGGAGCAGGTTGCCACGCAGCTTCGCGACGGCCTGGGCGAAGACGTCCCCGTCGACCCGCAGGACCTCTTCCGCTACGTCTTCTCCACACCCACCCCGCAGCTGAAGGAACAGTCCGCCCTGCTCGCCGACGAAATCTCCCGGGACGAGGCCGCAAAATGA